One window of the Pseudarthrobacter sp. ATCC 49987 genome contains the following:
- a CDS encoding AMP-binding protein — MLAYTAGDTDVPLLEETIGENFERIVARFPFQDALIEAAAVPGEEARRWSYTKLNDDVDRVARALLALGVAKGDRIGIWSPNCAEWTILQYATAKTGAILVNVNPAYRSHELEFVVKQNGMRMLVAAPSDRNSDYTGMARQALAECPELRELVFLPDAGLPALTAGVPESEAERTFAELLKRADDVAHADLKARMAGLDPHDAINLQYTSGTTGFPKGATLSHYNILNNGHSIGELLEYTEHDRVVLPVPFYHCFGMVIGNLAALSHGCATIIPGRGFTPAAALEAVQDFGGTSLYGVPTMFIAELALPDFASYDLSTLRTGVMAGSLCPIEVMNRVISEMNMSDVAICYGMTETSPVSTMTRSVDTMAQRTESVGRTMPQLESQIVDPMTGAVLQRGEIGELCTRGYSVMKGYWNQPDKTAEAIDAGGWMHTGDLARMDEDGYIVIEGRIKDLVIRGGENVYPREIEEFLYTHPDIQDVQVIGVPDAKYGEELMACVILKAGAAMLDAASLAEYCRGKLAHYKIPRYVDVRESFPMTVSGKIRKVDMRQEAVSRLGL, encoded by the coding sequence ATGCTTGCATACACAGCTGGGGACACTGACGTCCCGCTGCTCGAGGAAACCATCGGCGAGAATTTCGAACGGATCGTGGCCAGGTTCCCCTTCCAGGACGCCCTGATCGAGGCCGCGGCCGTGCCCGGGGAAGAGGCCCGGCGCTGGAGCTACACCAAACTGAACGACGACGTCGACCGCGTGGCCCGCGCGCTGCTGGCCCTGGGCGTAGCCAAGGGCGACCGGATCGGCATCTGGAGCCCGAACTGCGCCGAGTGGACCATCCTGCAGTACGCGACGGCCAAGACAGGGGCGATCCTGGTCAATGTCAATCCCGCCTACCGCAGCCACGAGCTGGAGTTCGTGGTCAAGCAGAACGGCATGCGGATGCTGGTCGCGGCGCCGTCGGACCGCAACAGCGACTACACCGGCATGGCCCGGCAGGCGCTGGCTGAATGCCCGGAGCTGCGCGAACTCGTTTTCCTTCCCGACGCCGGCCTGCCGGCCCTGACGGCGGGGGTCCCCGAATCGGAGGCGGAGCGGACGTTCGCGGAGCTGCTCAAGCGGGCCGACGACGTCGCCCATGCCGACCTCAAGGCACGGATGGCCGGACTGGACCCGCACGACGCGATCAACCTGCAGTACACCTCCGGTACGACCGGCTTCCCCAAAGGTGCCACGCTCTCGCACTACAACATCCTGAACAACGGCCACTCGATCGGCGAGCTGCTGGAGTACACCGAGCACGACCGGGTGGTGCTGCCGGTGCCTTTCTATCACTGCTTCGGCATGGTGATCGGGAACCTGGCCGCCCTGAGCCACGGCTGCGCCACCATCATTCCGGGCCGGGGGTTCACCCCCGCCGCGGCGCTGGAAGCGGTCCAGGACTTCGGCGGCACGTCACTGTACGGGGTGCCGACGATGTTCATCGCCGAGCTCGCCCTGCCGGACTTCGCGTCCTACGACCTCTCGACCCTGCGCACCGGGGTGATGGCCGGCTCGCTGTGCCCCATCGAGGTGATGAACCGCGTCATCTCCGAGATGAACATGTCCGACGTGGCCATCTGCTACGGGATGACGGAGACCTCGCCGGTGTCCACCATGACCCGCAGCGTGGACACCATGGCCCAGCGCACGGAGAGCGTAGGCCGGACCATGCCGCAGCTGGAGAGCCAGATCGTGGATCCGATGACCGGGGCGGTGCTGCAGCGCGGCGAGATCGGCGAACTGTGCACCCGCGGGTACTCCGTGATGAAGGGCTACTGGAACCAGCCGGACAAGACCGCCGAGGCGATCGATGCCGGGGGCTGGATGCACACCGGGGACCTCGCCCGGATGGACGAGGACGGCTACATCGTGATCGAAGGCCGGATCAAGGACCTGGTGATCCGCGGCGGCGAGAACGTCTACCCGCGCGAGATCGAGGAGTTCCTCTACACCCATCCGGACATCCAGGACGTGCAGGTGATCGGCGTGCCGGATGCCAAGTACGGTGAGGAACTGATGGCATGCGTCATCCTCAAGGCCGGCGCCGCGATGCTGGACGCCGCCAGCCTGGCCGAGTATTGCCGCGGGAAGCTGGCGCACTACAAGATCCCGCGCTACGTCGACGTGCGCGAGAGCTTTCCGATGACCGTCTCCGGCAAGATCCGCAAGGTGGACATGCGGCAGGAAGCTGTATCCCGGCTGGGACTCTGA
- a CDS encoding DNA-3-methyladenine glycosylase family protein translates to MTIADVPAGFAAAADASLRWHPGGPFDLSQTIGTLLRGHGDPSIRAAPDGLWLGFTTPSGPATLRLTAAGPPEDPAIDVQAWGPGAGAAADSVPRMLGRDDDWSGFDEPAFHATLPRMVVEARRRNPAVRLPATGRLVDSLVPTILEQKVTVIEARRGYRYLMYRFGTPAPGAGTVAPANLMVQPTPEQWLRIPSWEWHQAGVGPQRSATVMRALRSAVALERLAALPAAEASAKLQTLPGIGAWTAAEVVQRTHGCPDSIAVGDYHLAAYVGAALTGRRTDDAGMLRLLAPWAGHRQRVVRMIALSGFRKPTFGPRMTVQDHRAH, encoded by the coding sequence ATGACCATTGCAGACGTCCCCGCCGGCTTTGCCGCCGCGGCGGACGCCTCGCTCCGCTGGCATCCGGGCGGCCCCTTCGACCTGTCCCAGACAATCGGAACGCTCCTGCGGGGACATGGCGACCCGTCCATCCGCGCAGCGCCGGACGGGCTCTGGCTGGGATTCACCACGCCGTCGGGTCCGGCCACGCTCCGCCTCACCGCCGCCGGCCCGCCGGAGGACCCGGCCATCGACGTCCAGGCCTGGGGACCGGGCGCGGGCGCGGCCGCCGATTCCGTGCCGCGGATGCTGGGCCGTGACGACGACTGGTCCGGCTTTGACGAGCCGGCGTTCCACGCCACGCTCCCCCGGATGGTTGTGGAGGCCCGACGCCGGAACCCCGCTGTGCGGCTGCCCGCCACCGGTCGCCTGGTCGATTCCCTCGTGCCCACGATCCTGGAGCAGAAGGTCACGGTGATCGAGGCCCGGCGCGGCTACCGGTATCTGATGTACCGCTTCGGCACGCCGGCCCCCGGCGCCGGTACTGTCGCGCCCGCCAACCTGATGGTCCAGCCCACCCCCGAGCAGTGGCTGCGCATCCCGTCCTGGGAATGGCACCAGGCCGGGGTTGGCCCCCAGCGTTCGGCGACCGTCATGCGCGCGCTGCGCTCCGCCGTCGCGCTGGAACGGCTCGCCGCGCTCCCGGCGGCAGAGGCCTCCGCAAAGCTGCAGACCCTTCCCGGCATTGGGGCGTGGACCGCGGCGGAGGTGGTGCAGCGCACCCACGGCTGCCCGGACTCAATCGCGGTGGGCGACTACCACCTCGCGGCCTATGTGGGCGCGGCGCTGACCGGACGCCGGACTGACGACGCCGGGATGCTCCGCCTGCTGGCTCCATGGGCCGGACACCGGCAGCGCGTTGTCCGGATGATCGCCCTCAGCGGCTTCCGGAAACCCACCTTCGGCCCGCGGATGACCGTCCAGGACCACCGCGCCCACTAA
- a CDS encoding VOC family protein yields the protein MAGGVVHFEIPADDENRAREFYSSVFGWGFQVMPEMEYSLAMTTPMDEHGRPAVSGSINGGLFKRGEGLTAPVVTVDVDDIDAALEKITALGGSTYREKLEVPGSGWNAYFKDSEGNIVGLWQNAAPDAAAGSTAAGNDIGA from the coding sequence ATGGCTGGTGGAGTAGTACATTTTGAGATCCCCGCGGACGACGAGAACCGCGCGCGGGAGTTCTACAGCTCGGTGTTCGGCTGGGGCTTTCAGGTTATGCCGGAGATGGAATACAGCCTGGCGATGACCACGCCGATGGACGAGCATGGCCGGCCGGCGGTGTCCGGTTCCATCAACGGCGGACTGTTCAAACGGGGGGAAGGGCTCACGGCGCCGGTTGTCACGGTGGACGTGGACGACATCGACGCCGCGCTGGAGAAAATCACCGCGCTCGGCGGATCGACGTACCGGGAAAAGTTGGAGGTGCCCGGGTCTGGCTGGAACGCCTACTTCAAGGACTCCGAAGGCAACATTGTGGGACTGTGGCAGAACGCGGCGCCCGACGCCGCCGCGGGCTCCACCGCTGCCGGAAACGACATCGGCGCCTGA
- a CDS encoding SLC13 family permease gives MLAAGTAALLTGLLPWPAFQELAGRTVPVLTFVVAMSLVTEMVDDAGLFRVVTERLAALGRGRVSLMWLLVIGLATVSTVFLSLDTTAVLVTPVVVLLAIHARIPPLPFALTTVWLANTASLLLPVSNLTNLLAQDRLNLSPAAFAGLVWAPALVGILVPIGLLWLAFRKDLAGRYPPQPVHRARDKVLLYSASGVMVLLLPALVSGVPVQFPAMAAAAVLLGLFLCRRRSALRWSMVPWRPLMLTSGLFMVVEALHANGLTRFLSRIAGSGEGLPALLQLAGLGAGAANAVNNLPAYLALEPVGDSPVRLAALLIGVNLGPLVTPWASLATLLWHERLRTLNVEIRWGGFAAAGLAAVVLTVPLAVVALWLTTGMH, from the coding sequence ATGCTGGCGGCGGGCACCGCCGCGCTGCTCACCGGCCTCCTGCCCTGGCCCGCTTTCCAGGAACTGGCCGGCCGCACCGTCCCCGTGCTGACCTTCGTTGTGGCGATGTCCCTGGTGACGGAAATGGTCGACGACGCCGGCCTGTTCCGGGTCGTGACGGAGCGTCTCGCGGCGCTGGGCCGGGGCCGGGTTTCCCTGATGTGGCTGCTCGTGATCGGCCTGGCCACCGTCTCCACCGTGTTCCTGTCCCTGGATACGACGGCGGTGCTCGTGACCCCCGTCGTCGTGCTGCTGGCGATCCACGCCCGGATCCCGCCGCTGCCGTTTGCCCTGACCACGGTCTGGCTGGCCAACACCGCTTCCCTGCTGCTGCCGGTGTCGAACCTGACCAATCTGCTGGCCCAGGACCGGCTGAACCTCAGCCCGGCCGCCTTCGCCGGCCTCGTCTGGGCGCCGGCGCTGGTGGGGATCCTGGTCCCGATCGGGCTGCTGTGGCTGGCCTTCCGGAAGGACCTGGCCGGCCGCTACCCACCGCAGCCCGTCCACAGGGCGCGGGACAAGGTGCTGCTGTACTCGGCGTCGGGGGTGATGGTGCTGCTGCTCCCCGCCCTCGTCTCCGGTGTACCCGTGCAGTTCCCTGCGATGGCGGCGGCGGCGGTCCTGCTTGGTCTTTTCCTCTGCCGGCGCCGCTCTGCGCTGCGCTGGTCCATGGTTCCCTGGCGCCCGCTCATGCTCACCTCGGGGCTGTTCATGGTGGTGGAGGCCCTGCACGCGAACGGCCTGACGCGTTTCCTGTCAAGGATCGCCGGATCGGGCGAGGGCCTCCCGGCACTGCTGCAGCTTGCGGGCCTGGGGGCCGGAGCGGCGAACGCAGTGAACAACCTGCCGGCCTACCTCGCGTTGGAGCCGGTAGGAGACTCGCCGGTGCGGCTGGCGGCCCTGCTGATCGGGGTGAACCTCGGCCCGCTGGTGACCCCGTGGGCGTCGCTGGCCACACTGCTCTGGCACGAACGGCTCCGCACGCTCAACGTCGAGATCCGCTGGGGCGGATTCGCGGCCGCCGGCCTCGCCGCCGTCGTCCTCACCGTCCCGCTCGCGGTCGTCGCACTCTGGCTCACCACCGGGATGCACTGA